The Lepidochelys kempii isolate rLepKem1 chromosome 5, rLepKem1.hap2, whole genome shotgun sequence genome window below encodes:
- the DIMT1 gene encoding dimethyladenosine transferase isoform X1 produces MPKVKAEKRCRPQRREGQGQGPGIMFNTGIGQHILKNPLIVNNIIEKAALRPTDVVLEVGPGTGNLTVKMLEKVKKVIACELDTRLVGELQKRVQGTCLANKLEIKVGDVLKTDLPFFDTCVANLPYQISSPFVFKLLLHRPFFRCAILMFQREFALRLVAKPGNKLYCRLSINTQLLARVDHLMKVGRNNFKPPPKVESSVVRIEPKNPPPPINFQEWDGLVRIAFVRKNKTLSAAFKSSAVQQLLDQNYRIHCSIHNIEIPEDFKIAEKIQMVLKNTGFSEKRARSMDIDDFIRVLHGFNSEGIHFS; encoded by the exons ATGCCGAAAGTCAAGGCGGAGAAGCGGTGCCGGCCGCAGCGCCGcgagggccagggccagggcccag GTATCATGTTCAATACTGGAATTGGCCAGCACATCCTGAAAAATCCCCTCATTGTTAACAACATTATAGAGAAG GCTGCCTTACGGCCCACAGATGTTGTCCTTGAAGTAGGACCTGGAACTGGTAACCTGACAGTAAAAATGCTAGAGAAAGTTAAAAAG GTAATTGCTTGTGAACTTGACACACGACTTGTGGGTGAACTTCAGAAGAGAGTCCAGGGCAC ATGCCTAGCAAATAAACTAGAAATAAAGGTTGGAGATGTGTTGAAAACTGACTTACCATTCTTTGATACGTGTGTGGCTAACTTGCCTTATCAG ATTTCTTCACCTTTTGTTTTCAAGCTGTTGCTACATAGACCTTTTTTCAG GTGTGCAATACTTATGTTTCAGAGAGAATTTGCTCTTCGTTTGGTTGCAAAACCAGGAAATAAACTATACTGCAGACTTTCAATTAACACTCAGTTATTAGCCCGTGTGGATCATCTAATGAAA GTTGGAAGGAATAATTTCAAGCCTCCACCCAAAGTTGAATCCAGTGTTGTCAGAATAGAGCCAAAGAACCCTCCACCACCTATTAATTTTCAG GAATGGGATGGTCTAGTAAGGATAGCCTTTGTCAGGAAAAACAAGACACTTTCTGCAGCATTTAA ATCAAGTGcggtgcagcagctgctggatcAGAATTATCGAATTCACTGTTCTATACATAACATT GAAATACCAGAAGATTTCAAAATTGCAGAGAAAATACAGATGGTTCTAAAAAATACAGGTTTCTCTGAAAAACGGGCTCGCTCAATGGATATAGATGACTTCATTAG AGTGCTGCATGGCTTCAATTCAGAAGGCATCCATTTTTCATAA
- the DIMT1 gene encoding dimethyladenosine transferase isoform X3 — MLLLQALWLMSSTPGSYLYTGEHAVVTPILLLCSCVKRPGIMFNTGIGQHILKNPLIVNNIIEKAALRPTDVVLEVGPGTGNLTVKMLEKVKKVIACELDTRLVGELQKRVQGTCLANKLEIKVGDVLKTDLPFFDTCVANLPYQISSPFVFKLLLHRPFFRCAILMFQREFALRLVAKPGNKLYCRLSINTQLLARVDHLMKVGRNNFKPPPKVESSVVRIEPKNPPPPINFQEWDGLVRIAFVRKNKTLSAAFKSSAVQQLLDQNYRIHCSIHNIEIPEDFKIAEKIQMVLKNTGFSEKRARSMDIDDFIRGTSQHYGFKETLYIQNQFTLLTLTGVSNHAVSSGSRLDTV; from the exons ATGCTTCTTCTGCAAGCCCTTTGGCTGATGTCCTCCACTCCTGGCTCGTACTTGTACACGGGCGAGCATGCTGTTGTCACTCCGATTTTATTACTATGCAGCTGTGTAAAAAGACCAG GTATCATGTTCAATACTGGAATTGGCCAGCACATCCTGAAAAATCCCCTCATTGTTAACAACATTATAGAGAAG GCTGCCTTACGGCCCACAGATGTTGTCCTTGAAGTAGGACCTGGAACTGGTAACCTGACAGTAAAAATGCTAGAGAAAGTTAAAAAG GTAATTGCTTGTGAACTTGACACACGACTTGTGGGTGAACTTCAGAAGAGAGTCCAGGGCAC ATGCCTAGCAAATAAACTAGAAATAAAGGTTGGAGATGTGTTGAAAACTGACTTACCATTCTTTGATACGTGTGTGGCTAACTTGCCTTATCAG ATTTCTTCACCTTTTGTTTTCAAGCTGTTGCTACATAGACCTTTTTTCAG GTGTGCAATACTTATGTTTCAGAGAGAATTTGCTCTTCGTTTGGTTGCAAAACCAGGAAATAAACTATACTGCAGACTTTCAATTAACACTCAGTTATTAGCCCGTGTGGATCATCTAATGAAA GTTGGAAGGAATAATTTCAAGCCTCCACCCAAAGTTGAATCCAGTGTTGTCAGAATAGAGCCAAAGAACCCTCCACCACCTATTAATTTTCAG GAATGGGATGGTCTAGTAAGGATAGCCTTTGTCAGGAAAAACAAGACACTTTCTGCAGCATTTAA ATCAAGTGcggtgcagcagctgctggatcAGAATTATCGAATTCACTGTTCTATACATAACATT GAAATACCAGAAGATTTCAAAATTGCAGAGAAAATACAGATGGTTCTAAAAAATACAGGTTTCTCTGAAAAACGGGCTCGCTCAATGGATATAGATGACTTCATTAG agGAACTTCCCAACATTATGGTTTCAAAGAAACCCTATATATCCAAAACCAATTCACCCTCCTTACTCTCACTGGAGTGAGCAATCATGCTGTGAGCAGTGGCTCTAGATTAGATACAGTCTGA
- the DIMT1 gene encoding dimethyladenosine transferase isoform X2 has product MLEKVKKVIACELDTRLVGELQKRVQGTCLANKLEIKVGDVLKTDLPFFDTCVANLPYQISSPFVFKLLLHRPFFRCAILMFQREFALRLVAKPGNKLYCRLSINTQLLARVDHLMKVGRNNFKPPPKVESSVVRIEPKNPPPPINFQEWDGLVRIAFVRKNKTLSAAFKSSAVQQLLDQNYRIHCSIHNIEIPEDFKIAEKIQMVLKNTGFSEKRARSMDIDDFIRVLHGFNSEGIHFS; this is encoded by the exons ATGCTAGAGAAAGTTAAAAAG GTAATTGCTTGTGAACTTGACACACGACTTGTGGGTGAACTTCAGAAGAGAGTCCAGGGCAC ATGCCTAGCAAATAAACTAGAAATAAAGGTTGGAGATGTGTTGAAAACTGACTTACCATTCTTTGATACGTGTGTGGCTAACTTGCCTTATCAG ATTTCTTCACCTTTTGTTTTCAAGCTGTTGCTACATAGACCTTTTTTCAG GTGTGCAATACTTATGTTTCAGAGAGAATTTGCTCTTCGTTTGGTTGCAAAACCAGGAAATAAACTATACTGCAGACTTTCAATTAACACTCAGTTATTAGCCCGTGTGGATCATCTAATGAAA GTTGGAAGGAATAATTTCAAGCCTCCACCCAAAGTTGAATCCAGTGTTGTCAGAATAGAGCCAAAGAACCCTCCACCACCTATTAATTTTCAG GAATGGGATGGTCTAGTAAGGATAGCCTTTGTCAGGAAAAACAAGACACTTTCTGCAGCATTTAA ATCAAGTGcggtgcagcagctgctggatcAGAATTATCGAATTCACTGTTCTATACATAACATT GAAATACCAGAAGATTTCAAAATTGCAGAGAAAATACAGATGGTTCTAAAAAATACAGGTTTCTCTGAAAAACGGGCTCGCTCAATGGATATAGATGACTTCATTAG AGTGCTGCATGGCTTCAATTCAGAAGGCATCCATTTTTCATAA